In the Candidatus Thorarchaeota archaeon genome, one interval contains:
- a CDS encoding phenylalanine--tRNA ligase subunit beta — translation MKALQKLIGRTLSYDELEAALFLLKAEAQRKEDGSVEIEINPDRQDMLSTEGVARALRSFLEVSPGLRPFSVKKSNRSVIVGKGLEKIRRYIACGTVKGVQVDDELIREYMRLQEKLTDTHGRNRTKASIGLYVYDMIEFPVRYEVWKPEDIKFVPLGHEVTMDAPTILQVHDKGVTYGPIIAPHKKWPVLVDSANKILSLPPVINSNDLGRVNEETSNIFVEVTGTHHLTVQQALNIMVTSLAERGGEIESVTVHYPDGTVEETPDLKPKKTTIHVKDVITLTGLDMDAAGLIRCLHRMGYGAASSKSDAVTVQIPAYRTDILHKVDIIEDVAIGYGFDNIEPTFPTTMTTGKLRPVTRLKNKFRDLLIGVGYQEVLSYVMTSPETLGEKMLRDRPIVTTSNPKSRDYSVLRDSLLPVLLDFAAQNQHADFPQRIFEVGDVVVPDAEAETRTRQIQCVCALVTDSKVNLTAMLNEIGFILRNGGVPDDYAFEAAEDPSFISGRNGIIKTAGRTIGYFGEVHPEVLTRFSIARPVVAFELYLPHDGVW, via the coding sequence ATGAAGGCGCTACAGAAGCTGATAGGCAGAACGCTCAGTTACGATGAACTCGAAGCGGCTCTGTTCCTGCTCAAGGCGGAAGCGCAAAGAAAGGAAGACGGCAGTGTCGAGATTGAAATCAACCCAGACAGACAAGACATGCTTTCCACCGAGGGAGTGGCAAGGGCTCTGAGGTCGTTTCTTGAGGTCAGCCCGGGGCTTCGACCGTTCTCTGTGAAGAAGTCCAACAGGAGCGTCATCGTGGGAAAGGGACTGGAGAAGATAAGGCGCTACATCGCCTGTGGGACCGTCAAGGGTGTCCAAGTGGACGACGAACTCATTAGAGAGTACATGCGCCTGCAAGAGAAACTCACCGACACACACGGGAGGAACAGGACCAAGGCTAGCATAGGACTCTATGTGTACGACATGATTGAGTTTCCCGTCAGATACGAGGTCTGGAAGCCGGAAGACATCAAGTTCGTTCCCCTTGGTCATGAGGTGACGATGGACGCCCCCACGATTCTACAAGTACACGACAAAGGGGTGACCTACGGTCCCATAATCGCCCCCCACAAGAAGTGGCCCGTGCTGGTGGACTCCGCGAACAAGATTCTGAGTCTCCCTCCAGTGATCAACAGCAATGACTTGGGAAGAGTGAACGAGGAAACATCGAATATCTTTGTTGAAGTGACGGGCACACACCATCTGACAGTACAGCAGGCGCTAAACATAATGGTGACATCCTTAGCTGAGAGAGGAGGAGAAATCGAGTCAGTCACAGTTCACTATCCAGATGGGACAGTCGAAGAGACACCAGACCTCAAGCCAAAGAAGACCACAATACATGTGAAGGATGTCATCACGCTCACTGGCCTCGACATGGACGCAGCGGGCTTGATTCGATGCCTTCACAGGATGGGGTATGGAGCAGCTTCAAGCAAGTCGGATGCGGTCACAGTCCAGATTCCCGCCTACAGAACGGACATTCTTCACAAGGTCGATATCATTGAGGATGTGGCCATTGGGTATGGGTTCGACAATATAGAACCCACCTTCCCGACCACGATGACAACTGGCAAGTTGCGGCCAGTGACACGGCTCAAGAACAAGTTCAGAGACCTTCTCATAGGTGTTGGGTATCAGGAGGTGTTGAGCTATGTGATGACATCGCCGGAGACCCTTGGAGAGAAGATGCTTCGAGACCGGCCGATTGTCACCACCAGCAACCCGAAGAGCAGAGACTACTCAGTCCTGAGAGACTCGCTTCTTCCGGTCCTACTCGATTTTGCTGCGCAGAACCAGCATGCGGACTTTCCTCAGCGCATATTCGAGGTGGGAGATGTAGTGGTACCCGATGCTGAGGCTGAAACCCGCACTAGACAGATTCAGTGTGTGTGCGCCCTGGTCACCGACTCCAAAGTCAATCTGACAGCCATGCTGAACGAGATTGGATTCATTCTGAGGAACGGTGGGGTACCGGACGATTATGCCTTTGAAGCAGCTGAGGACCCGTCGTTCATCAGCGGAAGGAACGGGATCATCAAGACTGCTGGAAGGACAATCGGTTACTTCGGAGAAGTACATCCGGAAGTCCTCACCAGGTTCTCAATTGCCCGTCCCGTCGTGGCCTTCGAGCTGTATCTGCCGCACGACGGGGTCTGGTAG
- a CDS encoding GTP-binding protein, translated as MNLENTASGMGTTGELEPFEGYTFRVVMLGEAGVGKTSLVKRYIEGAFEEEYKQTLNATHATKNVEVAASGGNRRPVRLVCCDMGGQDTYRELRRQYMKGASAAIIVYDVTRPETFMATNNWYEAFREVCPDAAVFICANRVDLVGKRVVPVEPGHMLRDWLQADYFETSAKTGSNVVGLFERVAATLLDRALAQQVCMKT; from the coding sequence ATGAACCTGGAAAACACTGCCTCTGGCATGGGAACTACTGGTGAACTGGAGCCCTTCGAAGGCTACACATTCCGAGTAGTCATGCTCGGTGAGGCCGGGGTGGGAAAGACATCCCTAGTGAAGAGATACATAGAGGGCGCCTTTGAGGAGGAGTACAAGCAGACCCTCAACGCAACCCATGCGACAAAGAACGTTGAAGTCGCTGCTAGCGGTGGGAACAGAAGACCTGTGAGGCTTGTATGCTGCGACATGGGTGGTCAGGACACCTATCGGGAGCTCAGGAGGCAATACATGAAGGGCGCATCAGCAGCCATTATTGTCTACGATGTGACGCGACCGGAAACATTCATGGCAACGAACAACTGGTATGAAGCGTTTCGCGAGGTGTGCCCTGACGCAGCAGTCTTCATCTGTGCCAACAGGGTTGATCTAGTGGGCAAGAGGGTGGTTCCCGTGGAACCGGGACACATGCTTAGGGACTGGCTTCAGGCGGACTACTTTGAGACCTCAGCGAAGACCGGCTCAAACGTCGTCGGTCTGTTTGAGAGAGTGGCCGCAACACTGCTTGACAGGGCTCTCGCACAGCAGGTATGCATGAAGACATGA
- a CDS encoding CBS domain-containing protein → MKVRDFMTEMLITADEDTPVVSAARLMAAEDIGSLVVTKSEAMVGIVTQRDIIGAQLLSDEVYHALTLKDIMTAPVVSVEPDSSLWQVVSLMDQTGKKHIPVVEGNVAIGVVSATDIIRVLATMHLIAEGADSED, encoded by the coding sequence ATGAAAGTCCGCGATTTCATGACTGAGATGCTCATAACAGCTGACGAAGACACCCCTGTAGTGTCAGCCGCAAGGCTCATGGCCGCAGAGGACATCGGCAGTCTCGTTGTGACCAAGAGTGAGGCGATGGTGGGCATAGTAACACAGAGAGACATCATCGGTGCTCAGCTGCTCTCAGACGAGGTGTACCATGCTCTTACGCTGAAGGACATAATGACGGCTCCCGTGGTCAGTGTCGAGCCTGATTCAAGTCTTTGGCAGGTCGTTAGTCTAATGGACCAGACAGGAAAGAAGCACATACCCGTAGTGGAAGGAAATGTCGCAATAGGTGTCGTCTCCGCGACAGATATCATCAGGGTGCTGGCAACAATGCATCTGATTGCAGAGGGAGCAGACTCGGAGGACTAG